Proteins from a genomic interval of Zingiber officinale cultivar Zhangliang chromosome 1B, Zo_v1.1, whole genome shotgun sequence:
- the LOC121969583 gene encoding disease resistance protein RPM1-like isoform X1 encodes MAETIAPIVQLVASTIAGPIANEGQILLTVEEKVGWLHRELRRMHSFLADAERSATDDPQSSRWISEIRDLVYDSEDIIDAFDAIGTYPVACFFCHLRSRHQIGSRILELKSRLDEFFRSKSDYGIPTDGGPNSDDRWIHGLLASSPLIHQGDFVGFESHFNEVIDWAMSDRQELSVLSLVAMGGSGKTTLVKRVFNHNVVKRRFDRLAWIYVSKSFRMRNLFKEVAKGLMTMPSEEVNALNEKQLQELLLETLKEKRFLLVLDDVWDASVWEAIRLVLPRNENGSRVIITTRNSAVASSITEVKSCCHELQPLSFEQSWELFCRKVFPESEPCPDELKEDAEGIVKNCHGLPLAIVTIGGMMSRKGRSQLEWNNVLAKMYSNLIGNEVEVQGPLFLSYKHLPYPLKSCFLLFSIFPHDSNIRSKKLIRLLMAEGLVKEGEGEGERMEDVAEKYLMELINRSMIQISILGSTGRVKTFRIHHLIHQLSISIAKMQSFSIVHEDRRAKHPNNAYRISLQKSSYDALNNTGEKKLRSLFVFGIDEPLRINHRIVDKLRFLRVLDLEDVCLFKLPNEVGNLIHLRYLSLKGTRLKMLPLSLNNLLNLQTLDIRRTRLRKLLFEINNLKNLRNLEMKQGEKSIIIPSQFSQLENLQVITGVQADQAVVRGVGKLTHLRKLAIEDIQIENVSELCSSINNLPGLLSLSMYSIDVSTTLELEKLNPLSLQKLHIAGRLERLPSWFSGIRNLTKLRLGLTNLSADPFEALQQLPNLVFLQLYQAYQGKVMRCSHHGFRKLKILILTDLEKLEEWKVEDGTLQCIQEIWIMSCLELRSVPPGLKYLVTLLQLRLVSMPQNFISRLNPLGGADFPAIKHIPSIQVT; translated from the coding sequence TCGTCGAGGTGGATTTCAGAGATCCGGGACCTCGTCTACGATTCCGAGGACATCATCGATGCCTTCGACGCCATCGGTACGTATCCCGTTGCCTGCTTCTTCTGCCACTTGCGATCTCGGCACCAGATCGGTTCCAGGATTCTGGAGCTCAAATCGAGGCTCGATGAATTTTTCCGGAGTAAGTCGGACTACGGAATCCCCACAGACGGCGGGCCCAATTCGGACGATCGGTGGATCCATGGCCTGCTggcttcttcccctttgatccaTCAAGGGGATTTTGTAGGGTTTGAGAGCCATTTCAATGAGGTGATCGATTGGGCGATGAGCGATCGGCAAGAGTTGAGTGTTCTGTCTTTGGTGGCCATGGGAGGCTCCGGGAAGACCACTCTTGTCAAGAGAGTGTTCAATCACAACGTTGTGAAGAGGCGCTTCGATCGCTTGGCTTGGATATACGTCTCTAAATCGTTCCGGATGCGGAACCTCTTCAAGGAGGTCGCAAAGGGACTGATGACGATGCCGTCCGAAGAAGTCAACGCCCTGAACGAAAAACAGCTGCAAGAATTGCTCTTGGAAACCTTGAAGGAGAAGAGATTTCTCCTTGTGCTTGATGATGTATGGGACGCCAGTGTGTGGGAGGCGATCCGTCTTGTCCTGCCCAGGAATGAAAATGGAAGCCGAGTGATCATCACGACCCGCAACAGTGCGGTGGCTTCCTCGATTACTGAGGTCAAGAGCTGCTGTCATGAGCTCCAGCCACTGTCGTTTGAGCAGTCATGGGAATTGTTCTGTAGAAAAGTATTTCCAGAGTCAGAGCCATGTCCTGATGAGCTGAAGGAGGATGCAGAAGGGATTGTTAAAAACTGCCATGGCCTTCCCTTAGCGATCGTAACAATAGGCGGAATGATGTCGAGAAAGGGACGGTCACAGCTGGAGTGGAACAATGTGCTTGCTAAAATGTACAGTAATCTCATCGGCAATGAAGTTGAAGTGCAAGGTCCTCTTTTTTTGAGCTACAAGCACTTACCTTACCCTCTAAAATCTTGCTTTCTTCTTTTTTCCATATTCCCTCACGACTCAAACATTCGGAGCAAGAAGTTGATCAGGCTTTTGATGGCAGAAGGTCTAGTAAAAGAAGGTGAAGGTGAAGGTGAAAGGATGGAAGATGTAGCTGAGAAATACCTTATGGAGCTCATTAACAGAAGCATGATTCAGATATCTATATTGGGTAGCACTGGACGAGTTAAGACCTTTCGAATTCATCACCTTATCCATCAGTTGTCTATATCCATAGCCAAAATGCAGAGTTTCTCAATTGTCCATGAAGATCGCCGGGCAAAACATCCAAATAATGCTTATCGAATTTCATTACAAAAGAGTTCCTATGATGCCTTGAATAACACTGGTGAGAAAAAGCTTAGGTCACTGTTTGTTTTTGGTATAGATGAACCTCTTCGCATCAATCATAGGATTGTAGATAAACTTAGGTTTCTTAGAGTACTTGATCTTGAAGATGTTTGTTTATTCAAACTACCTAATGAGGTTGGCAATCTAATTCACCTAAGGTATTTGAGTCTAAAGGGAACCAGACTCAAGATGCTCCCTCTATCTCTGAACAACCTATTAAATTTGCAGACACTTGATATTAGAAGGACCAGGCTGAGGAAGCTGTTATTTGAGATAAATAATTTGAAGAACCTGAGGAATCTTGAAATGAAGCAAGGGGAGAAGAGCATCATTATACCATCACAGTTTTCGCAGTTAGAAAATCTTCAGGTGATAACTGGCGTACAAGCTGACCAGGCCGTTGTTCGTGGTGTTGGAAAGCTGACCCATTTGAGAAAATTGGCTATCGAAGATATTCAAATAGAAAATGTATCTGAATTGTGCTCCTCAATCAATAACTTGCCtggtttgttgtccttgtccatGTACTCCATTGATGTTTCTACTACACTAGAATTGGAGAAACTGAATCCTTTATCTCTTCAGAAATTGCACATAGCTGGGCGTTTAGAAAGATTGCCATCTTGGTTCAGTGGTATCAGAAACCTCACCAAATTGAGATTGGGTCTAACAAACCTATCTGCAGATCCATTTGAAGCCTTGCAGCAACTCCCCAATCTGGTTTTTCTTCAGTTGTATCAGGCCTACCAGGGGAAGGTCATGAGATGCAGCCACCATGGGTTCCGAAAATTGAAGATACTAATATTAACTGATCTAGAAAAACTTGAAGAATGGAAGGTAGAAGATGGAACTCTGCAGTGCATTCAGGAGATATGGATCATGTCATGCTTAGAATTGAGGAGTGTTCCTCCAGGGCTTAAGTACCTTGTGACACTCTTGCAGTTGAGATTGGTAAGCATGCCACAAAATTTTATCAGCAGGTTGAATCCCTTGGGAGGGGCAGATTTCCCAGCTATCAAGCACATTCCTTCCATTCAGGTCACTTAG